From Curtobacterium sp. MCBA15_012:
TCGTCGCGACCACCTCGGGCCGGTGCTCGCCGTAGCGCACGACGGACACCGAGGCCGGTCCGACCGCGATCCGCTGGAACAGGTCGAGGTGCATCCCGAGCGCGTCGGCGAGCACGGACTTCACGATGTCGCCGTGGCTCACCGCGACCCAGACCGCGGTCGGGCCGTGCACCGCCTCGACCTCGGCGTCGATGCGGCGGATCGCCGCGACCGCGCGGGACTGCATGGTCTGCATGGACTCGCCGCCGGGGAACACGACCGCGCTCGGGTTCGCCTGCACGGTCCGCCAGAGCGGCTCCTTCGCCAGGTCGGCGAGCTTCCGGCCCCGCCACTGCCCGTAGTCCGCCTCGGTGATCGCGCGCTCGACCCGCACCTCGGGGTCGCCCTGCTGCTGGGCGAGGACCGCGCGGGCCGTCTGGCGGCAGCGTTCGAGCGGACTCGTGACGAGGGCGGCGAGCGGGATCGGCGCGATGCGGGCCGCGGCGCGGTCGGCCTGCTCACGGCCGACGCGGTCGAGGGCCACCCCGGCGGTCCGGCCGGCGAGCACACCGGTCGCGTTCGCCGTGGTACGCCCGTGCCGGAGGAGGAGGACGGTCGCCATGCGCTCGATCCTAGGCGGCCACCGCGTGCCCGGGCGCCGCCGGGGTGGGCTCGTGCCGTGCGGCTCGCGGACAGTGTCCGGCACTCCCGGGACGATGCACCATCATGGTCCGGTGCTCGTCTCGATCGTCTACATGAGCCGCTCGGCGGTGCCCTTCGACGACGACGCCCTGGCCGAGCTCCTGCGCGGGTCGCGGCTGCGCAACGAGGCCCTCGGCGTCTCGGGCCTGCTCGTGGCGAAGGGCGGCCGGTTCATGCAGCTGCTCGAGGGGCCGGCGTGGAGCGTCGACGACCGCTTCGCCGCGATCTCCCGCGACCCGCGGCACGGCGAGGTGAAGTCGCTCGTCCGCGAGGACATCGAGCGCCGCCGGTTCGACGGGTGGTCGATGGCCTACCGCTCGCTCGACGACGCCGACCTGCACGGCGAGGAGGGCTTCAGCCCGTTCCTGTCCGGCACGATGGACTTCACGCGCGAGTTCGACCGGACGAGCGCCGCCTGGCTGCTCAAGTGGTTCCGGGACCGCGAGCTCACCGACCGCTGACGCGACCCGTCCGCGAGGGACCCGTCAGCGTCAGCTGACCCGACCCGTCCGCGAGGGACCCGTCACCGACCGCTGACCCCTGCCCTGTCGAAGGTCTCCTCGACCACCGCGAGCAACCGTGCCCGGTGCGCGGGAGCCGCGGTGGCAGCCAGGACGACGCGCCACATCACGGCGACCGCCGGGTCCAGGTCGGCCCGGCCGCTCCGCACCTCGGCCACGAGCTGCACCCCCGTGAAGTACGGCACGACGGACCCGCCCAGCTCCTCGGCGGTCAGGTCGGTCCGCAGCTCCCCGCTCGCGAGCGCGAGGCGGAAGACGTCGACGATCCCGCCGATCCACTGCTCGTAGAACGACGACGTCGCCCCGGCGAACTCCCCGCGTTCGAGCGAGAGCCGGATGCCGGCCCGGACGATCGGGTCGGTCCGGAGCTGGTCGGCGATGCCCTTCGACGCCCGCACGAGCGCCGCGGTCTGCGACGCGTCGGCGTGCTCGACCGACGCGAAGGTCCGGGCGTTCTGCTCGTCGATCACCGCGAGGGCGAGCGCGAGCTTCGTCGGGAAGTGGAAGTGCAGCGTCCCCTGCGGCACGCCGGCGCGGCGCGCGACGGTGGCGATGGTCGTGGCGGCGTAGCCGACAC
This genomic window contains:
- a CDS encoding ScbR family autoregulator-binding transcription factor, with translation MDRREQILVAAAEEMDRVGYAATTIATVARRAGVPQGTLHFHFPTKLALALAVIDEQNARTFASVEHADASQTAALVRASKGIADQLRTDPIVRAGIRLSLERGEFAGATSSFYEQWIGGIVDVFRLALASGELRTDLTAEELGGSVVPYFTGVQLVAEVRSGRADLDPAVAVMWRVVLAATAAPAHRARLLAVVEETFDRAGVSGR
- a CDS encoding MSMEG_4193 family putative phosphomutase, which encodes MATVLLLRHGRTTANATGVLAGRTAGVALDRVGREQADRAAARIAPIPLAALVTSPLERCRQTARAVLAQQQGDPEVRVERAITEADYGQWRGRKLADLAKEPLWRTVQANPSAVVFPGGESMQTMQSRAVAAIRRIDAEVEAVHGPTAVWVAVSHGDIVKSVLADALGMHLDLFQRIAVGPASVSVVRYGEHRPEVVATNTDSGDLAWLAAAPAPSGDAAVGGGAGHGEPDSARP
- a CDS encoding BLUF domain-containing protein; its protein translation is MLVSIVYMSRSAVPFDDDALAELLRGSRLRNEALGVSGLLVAKGGRFMQLLEGPAWSVDDRFAAISRDPRHGEVKSLVREDIERRRFDGWSMAYRSLDDADLHGEEGFSPFLSGTMDFTREFDRTSAAWLLKWFRDRELTDR